Proteins from a genomic interval of Bombyx mori chromosome 8, ASM3026992v2:
- the GlcNAcase3 gene encoding beta-N-acetylglucosaminidase 3 precursor (The RefSeq protein has 1 substitution compared to this genomic sequence), translated as MFRLFVYLNILGAFLVTGLHIVEPGPEYPASKGAIWPRPQMQSIEIPYYKFDSDILEIKVVDHDCPILSNAVQRSLAVLREMLRIASPYVNRNAPQQVLDDDTYDGPLKSLSIYLTSPCEEYPHFGMIESYNLTIAADSTLRSSSIWGILRGLESWTHLFHLSDNRDQLHINKGEVHDFPRYAHRGLLVDTSRHYISMSNILLILDAMAMNKMNVFHWHIVDDQSFPYQSERFPDLSRLGAYHETLIYTKENIQTVIDHARNRGIRVIPEFDVPGHTRSWGVAKPDLLTHCYDQDGDYVGLGPMNPIKDSTYTFLQELFHEVQALFPERYIHIGGDEVDLDCWESNPEFQRYIQEHNLTSVADFHALFMRNTIPLLSENSRPIVWQEVFDEGVPLPKDTIVQVWKENEAPEMLNILRASHQLIYSTGWYLDHLNTGGDWTEFFNKDPRDLVNGLSKDINVDNIVGGEACMWAEVVNDMNIMSRVWPRASAVAERLWGHESQATYQVHCRLEEHTCRMNARGIHAQPPSGPGFCLGV; from the exons ATGTTTcgtctttttgtttatttaaatattttaggcGCTTTTTTAGTGACCGGTTTGCATATCGTGGAACCGGGACCCGAATATCCAGCATCGAAAGGTGCAATTTGGCCAAGACCGCAAATGCAATCGATAGAAATTCCTTATTACAAATTTGATAGTGATATACTCGAAATTAAG GTAGTCGATCACGATTGCCCTATTCTGTCGAATGCCGTCCAACGGAGTCTGGCGGTACTGAGAGAGATGCTCCGAATCGCGAGTCCGTATGTAAACCGCAATGCGCCACAACAGGTCTTAGATGATGATACATACGACGGACCACTGAAGAGTCTAAGCATTTACTTGACATCACCCTGTGAAGAGTATCCGCATTTCGGCATGATCGAGAGCT ACAATCTGACGATCGCCGCTGACAGCACACTCAGGAGCTCATCGATATGGGGAATACTGAGAGGCTTGGAAAGTTGGACGCACCTGTTTCATCTCTCAGATAATCGTGAT CAATTGCACATTAACAAAGGTGAAGTTCACGACTTTCCCCGTTACGCTCACAGAGGACTGCTCGTTGACACATCACGTCATTACATCTCAATGTCTAATATCCTACTCATTTTGGACGCTATGGCCATGAACAAGATGAACGTTTTTCACTGGCACATTGTTGACGACCAGAGCTTCCCATATCAGAGCGAAAGGTTTCCGGATTTAAG CCGTCTGGGAGCCTATCACGAGACCTTGATTTACACCAAGGAAAACATTCAGACGGTTATCGACCACGCAAGGAACAGAGGGATCAGGGTTATTCCTGAATTCGATGTACCcg GTCACACAAGGTCCTGGGGTGTAGCCAAACCCGACCTCCTGACACATTGCTACGACCAAGACGGTGACTACGTGGGTCTCGGTCCGATGAACCCAATCAAGGACAGCACATACACCTTCCTGCAGGAACTGTTTCATGAGGTCCAGGCCTTGTTTCCGGATAGATACATTCACATCGGAGGTGATGAAGTCGATCTAGATTGCTG GGAGTCGAATCCAGAATTCCAGAGATACATACAAGAGCACAACCTGACTTCGGTAGCTGATTTTCACGCTCTATTCATGCGCAACACGATTCCTCTGCTCAGCGAAAACTCGAGACCGATAGTGTGGCAG gaAGTTTTCGATGAAGGCGTGCCCCTTCCGAAGGACACTATCGTGCAAGTGTGGAAGGAAAACGAAGCTCCTGAAATGTTGAAT ATCCTAAGAGCAAGTCACCAGTTAATCTATTCCACTGGCTGGTACCTTGATCATCTGAACACTGGAGGCGACTGGACGGAATTTTTCAACAAGGACCCTCGGGACCTGGTCAACGGCCTCAGCAAAGACATCAATGTTGACAACATTGTAGGTGGCGAAGCTTGCATGTGGGCAGAAGTTGTTAACGACATGAACATTATGAGCAG AGTATGGCCACGAGCTAGTGCTGTAGCTGAAAGACTGTGGGGCCACGAATCACAGGCAACATATCAAGTACACTGTCGCTTAGAGGAGCACACGTGCAGAATGAACGCGCGCGGCATACATGCCCAGCCACCCAGCGGCCCTGGCTTCTGCCTAGGCGTTTag
- the GlcNAcase3 gene encoding beta-N-acetylglucosaminidase 3 isoform X1: protein MEISDILVTGLHIVEPGPEYPASKGAIWPRPQMQSIEIPYYKFDSDILEIKVVDHDCPILSNAVQRSLAVLREMLRIASPYVNRNAPQQVLDDDTYDGPLKSLSIYLTSPCEEYPHFGMIESYNLTIAADSTLRSSSIWGILRGLESWTHLFHLSDNRDQLHINKGEVHDFPRYAHRGLLVDTSRHYISMSNILLILDAMAMNKMNVFHWHIVDDQSFPYQSERFPDLSRLGAYHETLIYTKENIQTVIDHARNRGIRVIPEFDVPGHTRSWGVAKPDLLTHCYDQDGDYVGLGPMNPIKDSTYTFLQELFHEVQALFPDRYIHIGGDEVDLDCWESNPEFQRYIQEHNLTSVADFHALFMRNTIPLLSENSRPIVWQEVFDEGVPLPKDTIVQVWKENEAPEMLNILRASHQLIYSTGWYLDHLNTGGDWTEFFNKDPRDLVNGLSKDINVDNIVGGEACMWAEVVNDMNIMSRVWPRASAVAERLWGHESQATYQVHCRLEEHTCRMNARGIHAQPPSGPGFCLGV, encoded by the exons ATGGAAATAAGCgatattttag TGACCGGTTTGCATATCGTGGAACCGGGACCCGAATATCCAGCATCGAAAGGTGCAATTTGGCCAAGACCGCAAATGCAATCGATAGAAATTCCTTATTACAAATTTGATAGTGATATACTCGAAATTAAG GTAGTCGATCACGATTGCCCTATTCTGTCGAATGCCGTCCAACGGAGTCTGGCGGTACTGAGAGAGATGCTCCGAATCGCGAGTCCGTATGTAAACCGCAATGCGCCACAACAGGTCTTAGATGATGATACATACGACGGACCACTGAAGAGTCTAAGCATTTACTTGACATCACCCTGTGAAGAGTATCCGCATTTCGGCATGATCGAGAGCT ACAATCTGACGATCGCCGCTGACAGCACACTCAGGAGCTCATCGATATGGGGAATACTGAGAGGCTTGGAAAGTTGGACGCACCTGTTTCATCTCTCAGATAATCGTGAT CAATTGCACATTAACAAAGGTGAAGTTCACGACTTTCCCCGTTACGCTCACAGAGGACTGCTCGTTGACACATCACGTCATTACATCTCAATGTCTAATATCCTACTCATTTTGGACGCTATGGCCATGAACAAGATGAACGTTTTTCACTGGCACATTGTTGACGACCAGAGCTTCCCATATCAGAGCGAAAGGTTTCCGGATTTAAG CCGTCTGGGAGCCTATCACGAGACCTTGATTTACACCAAGGAAAACATTCAGACGGTTATCGACCACGCAAGGAACAGAGGGATCAGGGTTATTCCTGAATTCGATGTACCcg GTCACACAAGGTCCTGGGGTGTAGCCAAACCCGACCTCCTGACACATTGCTACGACCAAGACGGTGACTACGTGGGTCTCGGTCCGATGAACCCAATCAAGGACAGCACATACACCTTCCTGCAGGAACTGTTTCATGAGGTCCAGGCCTTGTTTCCGGATAGATACATTCACATCGGAGGTGATGAAGTCGATCTAGATTGCTG GGAGTCGAATCCAGAATTCCAGAGATACATACAAGAGCACAACCTGACTTCGGTAGCTGATTTTCACGCTCTATTCATGCGCAACACGATTCCTCTGCTCAGCGAAAACTCGAGACCGATAGTGTGGCAG gaAGTTTTCGATGAAGGCGTGCCCCTTCCGAAGGACACTATCGTGCAAGTGTGGAAGGAAAACGAAGCTCCTGAAATGTTGAAT ATCCTAAGAGCAAGTCACCAGTTAATCTATTCCACTGGCTGGTACCTTGATCATCTGAACACTGGAGGCGACTGGACGGAATTTTTCAACAAGGACCCTCGGGACCTGGTCAACGGCCTCAGCAAAGACATCAATGTTGACAACATTGTAGGTGGCGAAGCTTGCATGTGGGCAGAAGTTGTTAACGACATGAACATTATGAGCAG AGTATGGCCACGAGCTAGTGCTGTAGCTGAAAGACTGTGGGGCCACGAATCACAGGCAACATATCAAGTACACTGTCGCTTAGAGGAGCACACGTGCAGAATGAACGCGCGCGGCATACATGCCCAGCCACCCAGCGGCCCTGGCTTCTGCCTAGGCGTTTag